In the Hordeum vulgare subsp. vulgare chromosome 7H, MorexV3_pseudomolecules_assembly, whole genome shotgun sequence genome, one interval contains:
- the LOC123412317 gene encoding methionine S-methyltransferase-like: protein MAAPANPVEDMDVEVAAFLASCAASAYGAAEALLDRLDAPASRAAARRLLGPVRRRLADPAAGQDCLRRAFNFRIIPDDPHLQQQGFQQITTIEMPGIFVPCSEAFYEGLGRQPDSIFRDKTVAELGCGNGWMSIALANRWSPFKVYGLDINPKAIKIARINLYLNALDDDGLLIYDGEGKTLLDRIEFHESGLLSCCRDSKIELDCIVGCIPQVFDPNPEVMPKIKINNSSEEFLYSLCNYCAFQGFVEDQFGLGLIARAVEEGIALIKPMGIMIFSIGGRPGQVLCERLFLRRGFRIDNLWQSKLMQAADTDLSDLVEIEKNSPHRFEFFVDLDGDQPVSARTACAYMKSGGRISHALSMYSCHLRQPDQVKKIFDFLQDGFPEVSSSLDLSFDDNAVADEKISFLAYLASFLKENKSNPCEPPAGCLNFRNLVTGFMKAYHHITLTPDNVVVFPSRAVAIENALQLFSPALAIVDEHLTRHLPKQWLTSSTIEARADCTEAENTVTVIESPRKWDLLIEFIRKLKPQVVVTGMAQSDAISTAAFVNLLDVTKDVGSWLFLDISEHLELSCLPSSNSVLRYLAGNALPSHAAILCGLVKNQVYSDLEVAFTISEQAAFCEALSQTVELLEGHTSVISQQYYGCLFHQLLAFQISEPHAQQERQPALVLPQRMMGLSNSAISAIKEAEFFLPDSKESCVIHMDLDRSFLLIPSAVKASIFESFVRQNIMDSETDVRSGIQRLLKRNYNYPVESDSEIIYGNTSLALFNKLVRRCVQERGTFVFPLGTNGHYVSAAKFLNANIFTIPTKSSSGFKIEPSALQDTLNNKELFSFSTAWVYISGPTVNPSGFLYSAKEIEELLTICARNAARVVIDTSFSGLEFQTDDWPFPGIQFPFDRWPCWDLEGCLDAMAGHVAPVYLLGELSLELTMAGLKFGFLISKDRSLEYSFPILSQPHSTLKYTFRKLLGLKYEWDDHFSNLIAEQKETLKARANHLMKTLENCGWDVVGCHGGISMLAKPTAYIGKLFRVNGFEGALNGCNIREALLRSTGLCISSSTWTGITDYCRFSFALESGEFERAMDCITQFKELVLGGSDEW from the exons ATGGCGGCGCCGGCGAACCCTGTCGAGGACATGGACGTGGAGGTGGCGGCCTTCCTGGCGTCCTGCGCAGCCTCCGCGTACGGCGCCGCCGAGGCCCTGCTCGACCGCCTCGACGCCCCCGCCTCCCGCGCCGCCGCACGGCGCCTCCTCGGACCCGTGCGCCGCCGCCTCGCGGATCCAGCCGCCGGACAGGACTGCCTCCGGCGCGCCTTCAACTTCCGCATCATCCCCGACGACCCGCACCTACAACAACAAG GATTTCAGCAAATAACAACGATCGAGATGCCTGGCATTTTTGTTCCTTGCTCCGAAGCGTTCTACGAGGGCCTCGGACGGCAACCAGATTCCATTTTCAGGGACAAGACAGTAGCAGAGCTGGGATGTGGCAATGGATGGATGTCCATTGCGCTTGCAAACAGGTGGTCTCCTTTCAAG GTCTATGGTCTggatataaacccaaaagctatcAAGATTGCACGGATAAACCTATATTTGAATGCACTAGACGATGATGGTCTACTAATCTACGACGGGGAagggaaaactttgcttgatagaATTGAATTCCATGAGTCGGGTCTTCTTTCTTGCTGTAGAGACAGCAAGATAGAGCTCGATTGCATTGTTGGATGCATACCACAG GTTTTTGACCCAAATCCAGAGGTGATGCCAAAGATTAAAATTAATAATTCCAGTGAGGAGTTCTTGTACTCTCTCTGCAACTACTGTGCCTTCCAG GGTTTTGTTGAGGACCAATTTGGCCTTGGGTTGATTGCTCGTGCAGTTGAAGAAGGGATAGCTCTCATAAAACCTATGGGTATCATGATAttcagcattggaggccgaccggGTCAAGTTCTATGTGAACGCCTATTTTTACGCCGTGGATTTCGCATTGATAATCTCTGGCAATCAAAACTTATGCAG GCTGCCGACACAGATCTTTCAGATTTAGTCGAAATCGAGAAAAATAGCCCACATCGATTTGAATTCTTTGTGGATCTTGATGGGGATCAACCTGTCTCTGCACGcacagcatgtgcatacatgaaaTCTGGTGGCCGTATTTCGCATGCTTTGTCTATGTATAGCTGTCATCTTCGCCAGCCCGACCAG GTGAAGAAAATATTTGACTTTCTTCAAGATGGATTCCCTGAAGTTAGCAGCTCCCTGGATTTGTCCTTTGATGACAATGCTGTTGCTGATGAAAAAATTTCCTTCCTAGCATACCTAGCTAGCTTTTTGAAAGAGAACAAGTCCAATCCTTGTGAGCCTCCAGCTGGATGTTTAAACTTCCGCAATCTTGTTACTGGATTTATGAAGGCCTACCACCACATCACGTTAACTCCTGAT AATGTTGTTGTATTCCCTTCTCGTGCTGTGGCAATAGAAAATGCTCTTCAATTGTTCTCGCCGGCGCTTGCAATTGTTGATGAACATCTGACCAGACACTTGCCCAAGCAATGGTTAACATCTTCAACAATTGAG GCAAGAGCAGATTGTACCGAAGCTGAAAACACAGTGACTGTAATTGAATCACCGCGCAAATGGGACTTGCTGATTGAGTTTATCAGGAAACTGAAGCCTCAAGTTGTTGTGACTGGCATGGCTCAGTCCGACGCTATCAGCACTGCTGCTTTTGTGAACTTGCTAGACGTAACGAAAGACGTTGGTTCAtggttattcctggatatttcagaACATCTGGAGTTGTCTTGTCTGCCAAGCTCTAACAGTGTGTTGCGATATCTTGCTGGAAACGCCCTACCTTCGCATGCGGCTATATTGTGCGGTTTAGTAAAGAATCAG GTTTATTCTGATCTGGAAGTTGCTTTCACCATTTCTGAACAGGCGGCTTTCTGCGAGGCATTGTCACAAACTGTTGAGCTATTAGAAGGGCACACTTCTGTGATCAGCCAGCAGTATTATGGCTGTCTTTTCCATCAGCTGTTAGCATTTCAAATTTCCGAGCCACATGCACAGCAAGAG AGACAACCTGCATTAGTGCTGCCTCAGAGGATGATGGGACTCTCTAATTCTGCCATATCTGCCATAAAAGAAGCTGAATTTTTCCTTCCCGATTCTAAGGAATCTTGTGTCATTCATATGGATTTAGATCGCAGCTTCTTGTTAATACCTTCTGCAGTGAAGGCCTCCATTTTTGAAAGCTTTGTTAGGCAGAACATCATGGATTCTGAAACTGATGTTCGATCCGGCATTCAGAGGCTGTTGAAACGTAACTATAATTACCCGGTAGAATCTGATTCTGAAATTATATACGGTAATACCAGTCTGGCACTCTTCAACAAGCTTGTTCGTCGCTGCGTGCAAGAACGAGGCACCTTCGTTTTCCCCTTGGGCACCAATGGTCATTATGTGTCGGCAGCAAAGTTTCTGAACGCAAACATTTTTACTATTCCAACAAAATCAAGTTCAGGCTTTAAGATCGAACCGAGTGCTCTTCAAGACACGCTTAATAACAAGGAATTGTTTTCGTTTTCCACGGCTTGGGTGTATATTTCTGGCCCCACAGTCAACCCTTCTGGTTTCCTGTACAGTGCCAAGGAGATAGAAGAGCTGCTAACTATCTGTGCTAGAAATGCAGCTAGGGTAGTGATAGATACCTCCTTCTCCGGTCTGGAGTTCCAAACCGATGACTGGCCCTTCCCTGGTATACAGTTCCCATTCGATCGCTGGCCTTGTTGGGATTTAGAAGGATGTCTTGACGCTATGGCTGGCCATGTTGCCCCTGTTTATCTGCTCGGAGAGCTGTCGCTTGAGCTGACCATGGCTGGGCTTAAATTTGGCTTTCTCATCTCGAAAGACCGGTCCTTGGAATATAGTTTCCCAATCTtgagtcagccacatagcacatTGAAGTACACTTTCAGAAAACTGTTGGGTCTCAAGTACGAGTGGGATGACCATTTCTCGAATCTCATTGCAGAGCAAAAGGAGACATTGAAGGCTCGTGCCAACCATTTGATGAAG ACACTCGAGAACTGTGGCTGGGATGTTGTTGGCTGTCATGGTGGTATCTCGATGCTAGCCAAACCAACCGCCTACATTGGCAAATTATTCAGGGTCAACGGTTTTGAAGGCGCACTCAATGGTTGCAACATCAGGGAAGCACTTCTTAGGTCCACTGGATTGTGTATAAGCAGCAGCACATGGACCGGGATAACGGACTACTGCCGGTTCAGCTTTGCCCTCGAGAGTGGTGAATTCGAGCGGGCAATGGATTGCATAACTCAGTTCAAGGAGCTGGTTCTGGGAGGCTCGGATGAATGGTAA